A portion of the Candidatus Bathyarchaeia archaeon genome contains these proteins:
- a CDS encoding radical SAM protein, with translation MDSCLPEKVRVSLGSAISMDLLSGKLDAQPTTAYLMTYLEGKCTANCGFCPQARESRSRADMLSRVSWPAFPTIKVVEAIAKAFERRAIRRVCIQALNYPEVFAHLQALVEAIVRNTNVPVSVSCQPLNPENIRRLAKAGAERIGIPIDAATEEIFNKVKGSLAGGPYEMRRQLALLEEAVKVFGMGRVSTHLIVGLGETEKEMACMIQKCVDMGVLPALFAFTPVAGTALEDLKQPSIQQYRRIQLARHLIVHGITRFESMKFDEAGRITSFGVDMQTLERIVDSGVPFQTSGCPNCNRPYYNEKPSGPIYNYPRPLSIEEIKRAVEELALT, from the coding sequence TTGGATAGCTGCCTCCCAGAGAAAGTGCGGGTTTCCCTTGGCTCCGCCATATCCATGGACTTGCTAAGTGGGAAGCTTGACGCTCAGCCTACAACAGCCTACCTCATGACATATCTAGAGGGGAAGTGCACGGCGAACTGCGGCTTCTGTCCCCAAGCTAGGGAAAGCCGCAGCAGAGCAGACATGCTCTCAAGAGTTTCATGGCCGGCTTTCCCAACAATAAAGGTTGTTGAAGCCATAGCCAAGGCTTTCGAGAGAAGAGCGATAAGACGTGTATGCATTCAAGCCCTAAACTATCCAGAAGTTTTCGCCCACCTTCAAGCCCTTGTAGAGGCAATAGTCAGAAATACAAATGTTCCAGTATCCGTTTCATGCCAGCCATTAAACCCAGAAAACATAAGGCGTTTGGCCAAAGCCGGAGCCGAGAGAATTGGAATACCAATAGACGCAGCAACAGAGGAGATCTTCAACAAAGTTAAGGGATCACTGGCTGGAGGTCCCTATGAAATGCGGAGGCAACTGGCCCTCCTCGAGGAAGCGGTAAAAGTTTTCGGAATGGGCAGGGTTAGCACCCACTTGATTGTGGGTTTGGGAGAAACTGAAAAAGAGATGGCATGCATGATACAAAAGTGCGTTGACATGGGCGTTTTGCCGGCCCTATTTGCGTTCACACCGGTGGCTGGAACGGCACTAGAAGACCTAAAGCAGCCGTCCATCCAACAGTACAGGCGAATTCAGCTAGCCCGCCACTTGATAGTGCATGGGATAACAAGGTTTGAAAGCATGAAATTTGACGAGGCGGGACGCATAACAAGCTTCGGCGTCGACATGCAGACTCTAGAACGAATAGTTGATTCGGGAGTGCCTTTTCAAACATCCGGCTGCCCTAATTGTAATAGACCATACTACAATGAGAAGCCAAGCGGCCCCATATACAACTACCCAAGACCATTAAGTATAGAGGAAATTAAAAGGGCTGTTGAGGAGCTGGCCCTAACTTAG
- a CDS encoding radical SAM protein, with amino-acid sequence MAKPETIWQMSDEELLYLLNANFKNSEPRKIHFYVPSFMYYRTAYFCSSSRDFPTISVTGKGCALRCKHCGGKVLETMYPATAPEALYRLCGRLKAEGAVGCLISGGCLPDGSVPLERFVDAIRRVKDDFELTIFAHVGIIDFEKALKLREAGVDAALIDILGDDETIKEVYNLNLTVESYDEALKALSQAALPFVPHIIVGLHYGRLKGELNALQMISRYKPSALVIIAFMPIRGTAMAHVEPPKPLDIARVLAVARSMFPETPIALGCMRPKGRHRAETDVLAVKAGVDAIAFPAEEAIRFAEEHDFKLSFSSYCCSRIYLDF; translated from the coding sequence ATGGCGAAGCCTGAAACAATTTGGCAAATGTCAGATGAAGAACTTCTATACCTTTTAAATGCAAACTTCAAGAATTCAGAACCAAGAAAGATACACTTTTACGTTCCAAGCTTCATGTACTACAGAACAGCCTACTTTTGTTCTTCGTCGAGAGATTTTCCGACAATCTCCGTAACCGGCAAGGGCTGCGCTTTAAGGTGTAAACACTGCGGCGGCAAAGTCTTGGAAACTATGTATCCAGCTACAGCTCCTGAGGCGCTTTACCGTCTATGCGGGAGACTTAAAGCCGAGGGGGCTGTGGGCTGCCTAATCAGCGGCGGCTGCCTTCCAGACGGTTCTGTACCCCTAGAAAGGTTTGTGGATGCTATTCGGCGGGTTAAAGATGATTTTGAATTGACAATTTTCGCCCACGTTGGCATTATAGACTTCGAGAAGGCCTTAAAGCTTAGAGAGGCGGGGGTAGACGCAGCTCTGATAGACATTCTGGGGGATGATGAAACCATCAAGGAGGTTTACAATCTCAATTTAACAGTTGAAAGTTATGACGAGGCCTTGAAGGCCCTAAGCCAAGCAGCCTTGCCCTTTGTCCCTCACATCATTGTTGGGCTTCACTATGGAAGGCTTAAGGGCGAACTTAACGCCCTACAAATGATTTCACGTTATAAGCCTTCAGCCCTCGTGATAATCGCTTTTATGCCAATTCGTGGAACGGCCATGGCCCATGTGGAGCCACCGAAGCCCCTTGATATAGCACGTGTTCTAGCCGTTGCAAGAAGCATGTTTCCGGAAACGCCCATAGCCCTTGGTTGCATGCGTCCTAAGGGTAGGCACAGGGCAGAAACAGATGTTTTAGCAGTTAAGGCAGGCGTGGACGCCATAGCTTTTCCAGCAGAAGAAGCTATAAGATTCGCCGAGGAGCATGACTTTAAACTGAGTTTTTCATCTTACTGTTGTTCGCGGATATACCTAGACTTTTGA
- a CDS encoding CoA-transferase, with amino-acid sequence MVEAPVEDKRITLKEAAKLIPDGAHVFWGGFGFQRPPMAFAHELVRQKKRNLTIYTCGSEMDIDILAGAYVASRFELAFFAIEGIGLAPNIQRRIREGAVQIEDYTNLAMALRFLGGALGVPFMPLKSMLGTDLLTKKRFREKKAEVITCPFTGEKVVLVPSVRPDFSIVHVSRVDREGNAQIDGIKGEDVEGARAGKKVIVLAEEIVDTEFIRSQPDQTAIPNIYVDYVVECPWGSYPMMVYNYYDYDLEHIRMYYQQCKTEEGWQKYCEEYITGVEDHMEFLKKIGFERLLGLRAKKPFPY; translated from the coding sequence TTGGTTGAAGCGCCGGTGGAAGATAAGAGAATAACCCTCAAGGAAGCGGCTAAACTTATTCCAGACGGAGCTCACGTTTTTTGGGGCGGCTTCGGCTTTCAGAGGCCTCCCATGGCCTTTGCCCATGAGTTGGTTAGGCAGAAAAAGCGGAACCTAACTATCTATACTTGCGGCTCAGAAATGGACATTGACATCCTTGCAGGAGCCTATGTAGCCTCCCGCTTTGAACTAGCCTTCTTCGCAATTGAGGGTATAGGGTTGGCTCCAAATATCCAGCGGAGAATCCGTGAGGGCGCCGTCCAAATAGAGGACTACACGAACTTGGCGATGGCGCTGCGTTTCCTAGGCGGCGCTTTGGGGGTTCCATTTATGCCCCTTAAAAGCATGCTTGGAACAGACTTGCTAACGAAGAAAAGGTTTAGGGAGAAAAAGGCTGAAGTCATAACTTGCCCATTCACCGGCGAGAAGGTTGTGCTTGTGCCTTCAGTGCGTCCAGACTTCAGCATAGTGCATGTCTCCCGCGTTGATAGGGAGGGGAACGCCCAAATAGATGGTATTAAAGGCGAGGACGTTGAAGGCGCCAGGGCTGGCAAAAAAGTCATTGTTCTAGCCGAGGAAATCGTGGATACCGAGTTCATCCGCTCCCAACCAGACCAGACGGCAATTCCAAACATTTACGTGGATTATGTTGTAGAGTGCCCATGGGGATCCTACCCCATGATGGTTTACAACTACTACGATTATGACCTAGAACATATACGCATGTATTACCAGCAGTGCAAGACAGAGGAGGGCTGGCAGAAATACTGCGAAGAATATATTACGGGCGTTGAGGACCACATGGAGTTCCTCAAGAAAATCGGCTTTGAACGTCTCTTAGGGCTCAGGGCTAAAAAGCCCTTCCCATACTAG
- the aksA gene encoding homoaconitate hydratase (in Methanococcus jannaschii this protein catalyzes the condensation of alpha-ketoglutarate and acetyl-CoA to form trans-homoaconitate; functions in alphaketosuberate synthesis which is a precursor in coenzyme B and biotin synthesis) — MRKTIFKKLEAQGLIANYNRLRKNLPPRLPERVFIWDETLREGVQTPTVFLTYVERVKLAKLLDEAGVSIITVGFPALSEEEKTAVKRIANEGFQQASIAAPARAIKSDVEACLDCGVKEIPIFTPFNGLNLQYRLKMSKEQVLKNTVECIEYAKRHGVTVDFVLEDASRTPLPDILQIFEVALKAGADRLVIADTVGFLRPLSMRYLVSHVRDGLQQIFGREPPLSVHCHNDFGLATANTLAAVEEGVAYVHTCIAGFGERAGVAPLEEVVAALEILYNIDTGVDMKKLYRLAQQAEKSFALPIQFHKPIVGENAFAYEVDEHVEGIFAHPLIYEPFPPEMIEREPQFYISRSGGRQLVQKRLEAAGIKATPWQVDEIVRRIRSMQESLDKGGTQMTFYQIKKLMKELRRGITEEEFWQIVAEVTKQKPKLPVPPLEVKQP; from the coding sequence ATGCGGAAAACAATATTTAAAAAGCTTGAAGCTCAAGGTTTAATAGCCAATTACAATCGTCTGAGAAAGAATTTGCCGCCGAGGCTTCCCGAAAGGGTTTTCATTTGGGATGAAACTCTAAGGGAGGGCGTTCAAACCCCCACGGTGTTTTTGACCTACGTTGAGAGGGTTAAATTGGCTAAGCTTCTAGACGAGGCCGGTGTCTCCATAATAACCGTCGGTTTTCCAGCCCTATCAGAGGAGGAGAAGACAGCTGTTAAACGTATAGCCAATGAAGGCTTTCAGCAGGCCAGCATAGCTGCCCCGGCGCGCGCCATAAAAAGCGATGTGGAGGCTTGCCTTGACTGCGGTGTTAAGGAAATTCCAATTTTCACGCCCTTTAACGGCCTTAACCTTCAGTATAGGCTTAAAATGTCAAAGGAGCAAGTTCTCAAAAACACCGTTGAATGCATAGAATATGCGAAGAGACACGGCGTTACCGTCGATTTTGTATTGGAAGATGCTTCGAGAACTCCTTTGCCGGACATTCTGCAAATTTTTGAGGTTGCCTTGAAGGCTGGTGCGGATAGGCTTGTTATTGCGGATACTGTGGGCTTTTTGAGGCCTCTGTCAATGCGTTATTTGGTCTCTCATGTTAGGGATGGATTGCAACAAATATTTGGGAGGGAGCCGCCTCTTTCCGTTCACTGCCACAACGATTTTGGTTTAGCCACGGCGAACACGCTGGCCGCTGTGGAGGAGGGCGTCGCCTATGTTCACACGTGCATCGCTGGTTTTGGGGAAAGAGCTGGCGTTGCACCCTTAGAGGAGGTTGTCGCAGCCCTAGAAATCCTATACAACATAGACACGGGCGTGGATATGAAGAAGCTTTATAGGCTTGCCCAACAGGCGGAGAAAAGCTTTGCTTTACCAATACAATTCCACAAGCCCATAGTGGGTGAAAACGCCTTCGCATACGAGGTTGACGAGCATGTGGAGGGGATTTTCGCCCACCCACTCATATATGAGCCGTTTCCACCAGAGATGATTGAAAGGGAACCGCAATTCTACATCAGCAGGAGCGGCGGAAGGCAGCTTGTCCAAAAGCGCCTCGAAGCCGCCGGAATAAAGGCCACGCCCTGGCAGGTAGACGAAATTGTTAGGAGAATCAGAAGCATGCAGGAAAGCCTAGACAAGGGTGGAACACAGATGACTTTCTACCAGATCAAGAAGCTGATGAAGGAGCTGCGGAGAGGCATAACTGAAGAAGAGTTCTGGCAAATAGTGGCGGAGGTTACAAAGCAGAAGCCTAAGCTTCCGGTGCCGCCGCTGGAGGTTAAACAACCCTAA
- a CDS encoding sodium:calcium antiporter, translating to MILMLSFVAFIASLLLLYIGSKKIVQAAAKLAASLNLHKVVVGTVFVATVTSAPEFLSSIAAAFYGSSQMALGNIIGSNIYNIPLIIGICGLLGTFKIKNSTINKECLFMTGIAALLMILTIATGMVTQWIGLIFLALYPAFIYYSLRKGNGNGKPENPQPKKLAKPAAALVLGGVALIAGTFLLVYSAVSMAEIFGLSQFYAGLTIMALGCVVPETAVSVAAAIRGEQEISIGNVIGDNIITMTLVLGIVALIRSFTVSIEEILTTVPFVILVTLVLFIMNKRSHKITKPWSILMLAIAAAAFILETLNHLA from the coding sequence ATGATCCTAATGCTAAGCTTTGTCGCCTTCATAGCAAGCTTGCTGCTCCTATACATTGGCTCAAAAAAGATAGTTCAAGCAGCCGCAAAGTTAGCGGCAAGTCTAAATCTCCATAAAGTTGTTGTTGGAACAGTTTTCGTGGCAACAGTAACCTCAGCACCAGAATTCTTAAGCTCAATAGCCGCCGCCTTTTATGGCTCCTCACAGATGGCTCTGGGCAACATAATAGGCTCAAACATATACAACATCCCCTTAATCATAGGAATATGCGGGCTCCTCGGCACCTTCAAAATCAAAAACTCCACCATAAACAAAGAATGCCTATTCATGACTGGAATCGCAGCCCTCCTCATGATTTTAACAATCGCGACTGGCATGGTGACTCAGTGGATTGGGCTAATCTTCTTGGCGTTATACCCAGCCTTCATCTACTACTCCCTTCGAAAAGGAAACGGCAACGGAAAACCAGAAAACCCGCAACCCAAAAAACTGGCGAAACCAGCTGCCGCCCTAGTCTTAGGCGGCGTAGCCCTGATTGCTGGAACCTTCCTCCTCGTCTACAGCGCCGTGTCCATGGCTGAAATATTCGGCTTAAGCCAGTTCTACGCCGGGCTCACCATAATGGCTTTGGGCTGCGTGGTGCCAGAAACAGCCGTTTCAGTGGCTGCAGCCATCCGCGGCGAACAGGAAATTTCCATTGGCAACGTGATAGGCGACAACATTATAACCATGACTCTTGTGCTTGGAATAGTCGCCCTAATAAGGTCTTTCACGGTTTCCATAGAGGAAATTTTGACGACTGTTCCCTTCGTAATACTCGTAACCCTTGTTCTGTTTATAATGAATAAGCGAAGCCACAAAATAACGAAGCCATGGAGCATACTAATGTTGGCTATAGCCGCAGCAGCCTTTATCCTAGAAACATTAAATCACTTAGCTTAA
- a CDS encoding phosphopantetheine adenylyltransferase has protein sequence MAAKRFRVVAVGGTFDELHKGHKALLLKAFEVGEQVLIGLCTDEFVAKMNKPHPVAPYSERLAELENFLKTHGLLERAKIIPLNDAYGVTLQRGCLEALVVSRETEPTAHKINVERAKLGLEPLHIIVIDMVPAENHVPISTTRIRRGEIDREGRLIKRPT, from the coding sequence TTGGCGGCTAAAAGGTTTAGGGTTGTGGCGGTTGGCGGAACCTTCGACGAACTCCACAAGGGGCATAAAGCCCTACTCCTAAAGGCTTTCGAGGTCGGCGAACAGGTTTTGATAGGCTTATGCACCGACGAGTTCGTAGCCAAAATGAACAAGCCCCACCCAGTAGCCCCATACAGCGAGAGACTGGCGGAACTGGAAAACTTCCTAAAAACTCACGGGCTACTGGAAAGAGCAAAAATAATACCGCTCAACGACGCTTACGGCGTAACCCTGCAGAGAGGCTGCCTGGAGGCGCTGGTTGTCAGCCGGGAAACCGAACCTACAGCCCACAAAATAAACGTGGAGAGAGCAAAACTGGGACTTGAACCCCTCCACATAATTGTCATAGACATGGTTCCGGCGGAGAACCACGTGCCCATCTCCACAACAAGAATCCGCCGGGGCGAAATAGACCGGGAAGGACGCCTAATAAAAAGGCCGACATAA
- a CDS encoding DUF763 domain-containing protein, whose translation MQRTGVAKLPLHDGKAPRWLVVRMRKLAKEIVTIIIDEYGTGEFLKRLSDPFWFQALGCVLGYDWHSSGVTTVVTGVLKQVVVPEEHGVAVCGGKGKVSRQTPLEIGVAGEKFGFSDERIASLQYASRMSAKVDNTAIQAGYQLYHHAFFVDEDGRWVVIQQGMCPQDRTARRYHWLSENVKNFVVEPHNAIVGDARRQIALDMTAKESEGCRKASVDLACEPPRKLMRLVMSIRPAYQKSLEDWLPATVQAHWTDYILDVLSMPANINWKALQEVYEFQPRNYEELLGFRGVGAATVRGLALIAELIYGEKPSWKDPVKYSFAYGGKDGVPYPVDRKAMDESIQILRRAVEEAKLGSKEKLDALNRLRVFVPPTRQ comes from the coding sequence ATGCAGAGAACAGGCGTGGCAAAGCTTCCCCTTCACGATGGAAAAGCGCCTAGGTGGCTAGTTGTTCGAATGCGAAAGCTAGCCAAGGAAATCGTGACAATCATTATTGACGAGTATGGCACCGGCGAGTTTTTAAAACGCCTATCTGACCCATTCTGGTTTCAGGCTTTAGGCTGCGTTTTGGGCTATGACTGGCACTCCTCAGGCGTGACAACAGTAGTTACGGGCGTTTTGAAGCAGGTTGTTGTTCCAGAAGAGCATGGCGTGGCGGTCTGCGGTGGAAAAGGCAAGGTTTCGAGGCAGACACCCCTAGAAATCGGCGTGGCTGGCGAAAAGTTTGGCTTTTCAGATGAAAGGATTGCAAGCCTCCAGTATGCGAGTAGAATGAGCGCCAAAGTGGATAACACGGCTATTCAGGCGGGATACCAGCTTTACCACCACGCCTTCTTCGTAGACGAGGATGGACGGTGGGTGGTCATCCAGCAGGGGATGTGCCCCCAAGACCGCACCGCAAGGCGCTATCACTGGCTCTCGGAAAACGTCAAGAACTTCGTGGTTGAACCCCACAACGCCATCGTGGGCGATGCAAGACGGCAAATAGCCCTCGACATGACGGCTAAGGAAAGCGAGGGATGCCGCAAGGCATCCGTGGACTTAGCCTGCGAACCGCCTAGAAAGCTCATGCGTCTAGTAATGTCCATTCGCCCAGCCTACCAGAAATCCCTTGAGGACTGGTTGCCGGCAACAGTCCAAGCCCATTGGACAGACTACATCTTAGACGTCTTGTCCATGCCAGCCAACATAAACTGGAAAGCCCTCCAAGAGGTTTATGAATTTCAACCTCGCAACTACGAGGAGCTTTTAGGCTTTAGGGGCGTAGGCGCCGCCACAGTGCGAGGCTTAGCCCTCATAGCCGAACTAATATATGGCGAAAAACCCAGCTGGAAAGATCCGGTGAAATACTCTTTTGCCTACGGGGGAAAAGACGGTGTCCCCTATCCCGTAGATAGGAAAGCCATGGACGAGTCCATCCAAATTCTCAGAAGAGCTGTTGAAGAGGCAAAACTCGGCAGCAAGGAGAAGCTGGATGCATTAAATAGGCTTAGGGTCTTTGTCCCACCCACGCGGCAGTAG
- a CDS encoding ferredoxin family protein, giving the protein MPKVKVDWSKCNGDGICVEICPVNVFELKKLPEYSDTMKSVPVREGDCIMCMACVTSCPTQAITVEE; this is encoded by the coding sequence ATGCCTAAGGTTAAGGTTGATTGGAGTAAGTGCAACGGCGACGGTATATGCGTTGAAATTTGCCCAGTAAACGTCTTTGAGCTTAAGAAGCTGCCAGAGTACTCTGACACTATGAAGTCGGTTCCCGTTAGAGAAGGCGACTGCATAATGTGCATGGCATGTGTGACGTCATGCCCAACACAAGCGATAACTGTTGAAGAGTGA
- a CDS encoding CoA-transferase, whose protein sequence is MEKNYAKLGEYSTLELMAVCGARAIKNGEVVFVGTGLPMIAAMLAKRTHAPKAKIVYEAGFIDSNAIDIALSIADSRLGYRASAAIGLIETLGLLLQGGHVDVGFVGAAQIDEYGNINTTYIGDFENPTVRLPGSGGGNDIVSSAKRIVIIMTHEKRKMVKKLDYLTSPGFLTGPGAREKAGLLGGGPSLVVTNLCQMDFDPETKRIRLATIHPGVTLQQIMENTGFDLIIPERVPTTEPPTYEELAILRAIDPHGIYIPRPAQTQQ, encoded by the coding sequence ATGGAGAAGAATTACGCCAAATTGGGCGAATACAGCACTCTTGAGCTTATGGCGGTTTGCGGAGCCAGAGCCATAAAAAACGGTGAGGTGGTTTTCGTTGGAACTGGTTTACCCATGATCGCCGCAATGCTCGCCAAAAGAACCCATGCGCCCAAGGCAAAAATAGTCTACGAGGCTGGCTTCATAGACTCAAACGCCATAGACATAGCCCTATCCATAGCGGATTCAAGGCTCGGCTACAGGGCGTCGGCAGCCATAGGCCTAATCGAAACCCTTGGATTGCTCCTTCAAGGAGGACATGTCGATGTAGGCTTTGTAGGAGCTGCCCAAATAGACGAATACGGAAACATAAACACCACTTACATAGGCGACTTCGAAAACCCAACCGTGCGACTTCCAGGAAGCGGAGGCGGAAACGACATAGTCTCTTCGGCTAAACGAATCGTCATAATAATGACCCATGAAAAACGGAAAATGGTGAAAAAACTCGACTACCTAACAAGCCCAGGCTTCTTAACTGGTCCAGGGGCGAGAGAAAAGGCCGGTCTACTCGGCGGCGGCCCATCCCTGGTTGTTACAAACCTCTGCCAAATGGATTTTGATCCGGAAACGAAGAGAATTAGGTTGGCAACTATTCATCCGGGTGTGACGTTGCAACAGATTATGGAGAACACGGGATTCGACCTCATTATACCGGAGCGTGTTCCCACAACAGAGCCACCGACCTACGAGGAGCTTGCCATTTTGAGGGCTATAGATCCCCATGGAATCTACATACCCAGACCAGCCCAAACCCAGCAATAG
- a CDS encoding ECF transporter S component, with protein MARKAFSVAMAGVCAALYALIGRLTDLGITFGGVAFWPAAVIPAVFAVLFGPWVGGTGAAIGIFIRDMLFHGDALLSLSAGVTANFAGGFLIGYFARKSPDWRKIGTSMFIGSLTVVAGLLLPTVLLPAQSEIFTGWPAYVSLIVFTVAVVASIIIMTVVAKRWPEWRSYTIGSIIGLGVASLIIALVVWGYSQVFWSPEGYFKAPIPPEFMPLIFVWTFATEIPFVLLLGPPIIKACRNAFPSLTSPRKSE; from the coding sequence ATGGCGAGGAAAGCCTTTAGCGTTGCCATGGCTGGGGTATGCGCCGCCCTATACGCCCTAATAGGCCGCTTAACAGATTTGGGCATAACCTTTGGGGGTGTTGCCTTCTGGCCTGCAGCCGTTATTCCAGCGGTTTTCGCCGTTCTCTTTGGGCCTTGGGTTGGCGGAACTGGCGCCGCCATAGGCATATTTATTCGAGACATGCTTTTCCATGGAGATGCCTTGCTAAGCCTTTCCGCCGGTGTGACGGCAAACTTTGCCGGAGGCTTTTTGATTGGCTATTTCGCCCGCAAAAGCCCGGACTGGAGGAAGATAGGCACAAGCATGTTTATTGGCAGCCTCACTGTGGTGGCTGGCCTGCTGCTGCCAACGGTGCTTTTGCCAGCTCAGTCTGAAATCTTCACGGGTTGGCCCGCCTACGTAAGCCTCATAGTTTTCACCGTGGCGGTTGTGGCAAGCATAATCATCATGACCGTTGTGGCTAAACGTTGGCCTGAATGGAGAAGCTACACTATAGGCTCCATAATTGGCCTAGGTGTCGCCAGCCTCATAATTGCCCTAGTGGTTTGGGGCTACAGCCAAGTCTTCTGGAGTCCGGAAGGCTACTTTAAGGCGCCTATACCGCCGGAATTCATGCCCCTAATATTCGTCTGGACCTTCGCCACGGAGATCCCCTTCGTCCTACTCCTCGGACCGCCCATAATCAAGGCTTGCCGCAACGCCTTCCCATCTCTGACAAGCCCTAGGAAGAGCGAGTAA
- a CDS encoding acyl-CoA dehydrogenase family protein has product MDFELTPEQKMIVETAAEIARDYGPKYWREKDRKHEFPEDFWQSLVEAGFPGIVIPERYGGSGMGMFELLLAMETLVSEGCGLAGEWFLCLSAVFGGLSITRHGSEAQKEKYLPKIAKGMEFCLALTEPDAGTNTLNIKTMAVKDGDEYVINGQKIFISGADRAKGMLLVTRTTPIEKAPKRTLGLTLFLVDLPNPAIEIIPIEKHGINYSKTFEVYISDLRVPQENVLGEAEKGWYLLLDTLNPERMSFSAAACGLGLLAIKKAVEYAKQRKVFDAPIGAHQAIQFPLAEAKAKIEAARLLNYKAAWLYDRGQECGAEANMAKVAAVDAGIQAVYHAMQTFGGYGYAVEYDVERWWREINLIRLAPVTHQMALAYIGQHVLGLPKSY; this is encoded by the coding sequence ATGGATTTTGAGTTGACGCCGGAGCAGAAAATGATAGTGGAAACTGCCGCCGAGATTGCCCGCGATTATGGCCCGAAATATTGGCGGGAGAAAGACCGCAAACACGAGTTTCCGGAGGACTTTTGGCAAAGCCTTGTGGAAGCTGGTTTTCCGGGCATAGTGATTCCAGAAAGGTATGGCGGAAGTGGCATGGGCATGTTTGAACTTTTGTTGGCAATGGAGACGCTGGTCTCTGAGGGCTGCGGATTAGCGGGAGAATGGTTCTTGTGTCTTTCAGCGGTTTTTGGAGGTTTATCCATAACAAGACATGGAAGCGAGGCCCAAAAGGAGAAGTATCTGCCAAAAATCGCCAAGGGAATGGAGTTCTGCCTAGCCCTAACAGAGCCGGACGCCGGAACAAACACTCTGAACATCAAAACTATGGCCGTTAAAGATGGAGACGAATACGTAATCAACGGTCAGAAAATCTTCATCTCCGGCGCTGACAGAGCCAAGGGAATGCTCCTCGTGACGCGAACAACACCCATTGAAAAGGCTCCAAAAAGGACTCTTGGCCTCACATTGTTTCTTGTGGACTTGCCAAATCCGGCTATAGAGATAATCCCAATAGAGAAGCATGGCATAAACTACTCGAAGACCTTTGAGGTTTACATAAGCGACCTACGGGTTCCCCAAGAGAACGTTTTAGGCGAGGCGGAGAAGGGCTGGTATCTATTGTTGGACACTCTTAACCCGGAGCGCATGTCCTTCTCAGCGGCGGCGTGCGGCTTGGGACTTTTAGCCATAAAAAAGGCAGTGGAATACGCCAAGCAAAGGAAAGTGTTTGATGCCCCCATAGGGGCGCATCAAGCCATACAGTTTCCACTGGCTGAAGCCAAAGCCAAAATCGAGGCGGCTCGCCTCTTAAACTATAAGGCTGCTTGGCTTTACGACCGTGGACAAGAATGCGGTGCAGAAGCTAACATGGCGAAGGTGGCAGCAGTGGACGCTGGAATCCAAGCGGTTTATCATGCTATGCAAACTTTTGGGGGATACGGCTACGCTGTGGAATATGACGTGGAAAGATGGTGGCGGGAAATAAACCTAATAAGGCTTGCACCAGTGACCCATCAGATGGCTTTAGCTTACATTGGACAACACGTATTAGGTCTCCCAAAATCTTACTGA
- a CDS encoding winged helix-turn-helix domain-containing protein: protein MRRSKLEIYEAILSALAKRPLTVDSIAYRTSMDCTLLQQYLESLVRYGLVQERVGGKKRLYAITERGMAVFRTLSFQRYLDKIAKSIKAAGVETAPTPVITDGENENTKDEA from the coding sequence TTGCGAAGGTCGAAGCTTGAAATCTATGAGGCGATTTTATCAGCCTTAGCGAAGAGACCCCTAACCGTTGATAGCATAGCCTACAGAACAAGCATGGACTGTACGCTGCTCCAGCAGTACTTAGAGTCGCTTGTGCGGTACGGGCTTGTTCAGGAGAGGGTTGGAGGAAAAAAGAGGCTTTACGCCATAACAGAGAGGGGTATGGCTGTTTTCAGAACCCTAAGCTTCCAGAGGTATTTGGACAAAATTGCAAAGTCCATAAAGGCGGCAGGGGTTGAGACGGCGCCAACTCCAGTAATAACAGATGGCGAAAACGAGAACACAAAGGATGAAGCCTAA